From Nitrosopumilus sp., the proteins below share one genomic window:
- the hisD gene encoding histidinol dehydrogenase, with product MRITKVNNPETFAAKAIPKQPQKNKKLVESIIKDVQKNGDAAIRKYEKKFSGANISSLQLSKAEIKNAYSKISKSEITALRIAKAKLEKTESTLKSILTNKTIVNYGIKISKKFIPIQSVGCYIPGGLAKYPSSVIMSVVPAKVAGVKRIVVVSPPNSDGKIDPLTIVAADICGANEIYKTGGVQSIAALSNGTKSIKKVDKIVGPGGAFVTAAKFLSSDQTSIDMLAGPTELGIIGDDSANPKFVALDLISQAEHSKDTFCYLITTSEKLAKSVNDNLSKLILKIKRNDIVKSSLKNNGFIAICKTKSDMIKLANILAPEHLQIMTKKSTTISSKINSSGLILLGENTPSSASDYILGSNHILPTGGFGKTRGSLSVFDFIKIKSEISASKSSMSKISKYLKVLANAEGLPNHFEAVRGRLK from the coding sequence ATGAGAATTACCAAAGTAAATAATCCTGAAACATTTGCAGCCAAAGCCATCCCAAAACAGCCTCAAAAAAACAAAAAATTAGTCGAATCCATTATCAAGGATGTTCAAAAAAATGGAGATGCTGCAATTCGAAAATATGAAAAAAAATTCAGTGGTGCAAATATTTCATCATTACAACTATCAAAAGCAGAAATAAAAAATGCATACTCAAAGATATCAAAATCTGAAATTACAGCATTACGTATAGCAAAAGCTAAACTCGAAAAGACTGAATCTACTCTTAAATCAATTCTAACAAATAAAACAATAGTCAATTATGGAATAAAAATCTCAAAAAAATTTATTCCCATTCAGAGTGTAGGCTGTTATATTCCGGGCGGATTGGCAAAATATCCAAGCTCTGTCATCATGTCTGTTGTACCGGCAAAAGTTGCAGGTGTAAAGAGAATTGTAGTTGTATCCCCTCCTAATTCTGATGGAAAAATAGATCCACTGACAATTGTAGCTGCTGATATTTGCGGTGCTAATGAAATTTACAAAACAGGTGGTGTTCAATCAATTGCAGCATTATCTAATGGAACAAAATCTATTAAAAAAGTTGATAAAATTGTAGGACCTGGTGGAGCATTTGTAACTGCTGCCAAATTTTTATCAAGTGATCAAACATCAATTGATATGCTTGCAGGCCCTACTGAATTAGGAATAATTGGAGATGATTCTGCGAATCCCAAATTTGTTGCATTGGATCTTATTTCTCAAGCAGAGCACAGCAAAGACACTTTTTGTTATTTAATTACAACATCAGAAAAACTTGCAAAATCTGTAAATGATAATCTCTCAAAACTTATTTTAAAAATAAAGAGAAATGATATTGTTAAATCCAGTTTAAAAAATAATGGATTTATTGCTATTTGTAAAACAAAATCTGATATGATCAAACTTGCAAATATTTTAGCACCTGAACATTTACAAATAATGACAAAGAAATCCACCACAATTTCATCAAAGATTAATTCATCAGGATTAATTTTACTTGGAGAAAATACTCCATCATCAGCTAGTGACTATATTCTAGGCTCAAATCACATCCTTCCAACAGGCGGATTTGGCAAAACACGTGGCTCGTTATCCGTATTTGATTTTATTAAAATAAAATCTGAGATTTCCGCATCAAAGTCATCAATGTCAAAGATTTCAAAATATCTCAAAGTGTTGGCAAATGCAGAAGGACTCCCAAATCACTTTGAGGCAGTAAGAGGTAGATTAAAATGA
- the hisG gene encoding ATP phosphoribosyltransferase, with amino-acid sequence MSDVKFAIPKGSLEAATFKLLEKSWTKVNRKDRTYRVYLDDPKIIVKMLRPQEIPTMVAEGLYDVGITGKDWVGETNSDVEPILDLEYGKIRLVVAFPDKYNYKNLDAMIADYGKKKKTLRISSEYLTTASKFIKESKSYKKYYGSKDPLIVTPWVRLGTNKDVQIHLSFGATEAKPPEDVDAIMDVTETGTTLKQNKLKIVDEVLTSTAHLIANKKSLKDPKKREKIFDIVTLMRGAVHGRKYLHIYLNVEEKNLKKLLVQMPSLKKPTISPLSEQGWFGVNTVIKKDEFHKLIPKLRKIAQGLVVHEPRQILELEEIKRDEEN; translated from the coding sequence ATGTCTGATGTAAAATTTGCTATTCCTAAAGGAAGTTTAGAAGCGGCTACTTTCAAACTATTGGAAAAATCTTGGACTAAGGTTAACCGAAAAGATAGAACTTATCGTGTGTATCTTGATGATCCAAAAATTATTGTAAAGATGCTCCGTCCACAAGAGATTCCAACAATGGTGGCAGAAGGATTGTATGATGTTGGAATTACAGGAAAAGATTGGGTTGGAGAGACTAATTCTGATGTTGAGCCAATTTTAGATTTAGAATATGGTAAAATAAGATTGGTTGTAGCTTTTCCAGACAAATATAACTACAAAAATTTGGATGCAATGATTGCAGATTATGGAAAAAAGAAAAAGACACTTCGAATATCATCTGAATATCTTACAACTGCTTCCAAATTCATTAAGGAATCAAAGTCTTACAAAAAATACTATGGATCAAAAGATCCATTAATTGTTACTCCTTGGGTTAGATTAGGAACTAACAAAGATGTTCAAATTCATTTATCTTTTGGTGCAACTGAGGCAAAACCCCCTGAAGATGTTGATGCCATAATGGATGTAACAGAAACTGGAACCACTCTTAAACAAAATAAATTGAAAATTGTAGATGAGGTTCTAACATCTACAGCACATCTTATTGCAAATAAAAAATCATTAAAGGATCCCAAAAAGCGTGAGAAAATCTTTGATATTGTAACTCTGATGAGAGGTGCAGTACATGGTAGAAAATATTTGCACATCTATCTTAACGTTGAAGAAAAGAACCTAAAGAAACTTCTAGTGCAGATGCCTTCTCTGAAAAAACCTACAATCAGTCCACTAAGTGAGCAAGGATGGTTTGGAGTAAATACAGTCATAAAAAAAGATGAATTCCACAAACTTATTCCTAAACTAAGAAAGATTGCTCAGGGACTAGTAGTTCATGAACCACGTCAAATACTTGAACTTGAGGAGATTAAGCGTGACGAAGAGAATTGA
- a CDS encoding hydroxymethylglutaryl-CoA reductase, degradative, producing MPDSSISKLFEKSRKERLDIVANFANLTPDEIETLQNPNGGITFENADKMVENAIGTFSLPLGIATNFKINGKDYIIPMVIEEPSVIAAASKGAKVARIKGGFEASADESYSIGQIQVLDVDVPLAIKKINDSIIDILTLANSKSNTLSKMNKGAKEVFCKEIDTPRGRMLIVELLIDVGDAMGANVTNTMCEAVSPLIEKITGGKTLLRILSNYSTQRIAKAKAVFDKEAVGGEKVVDNIILAFEFADNDVYRAVTHNKGIMNGVIAAANAVGQDSRAIEAAANAYAAKSGKYHSLSKWSKDDQGNLVGVLEIPLSVGIVGGIANVHPVAKVCSKILGVSTAQELACVLTATGLAQNYSAIRALSTEGIQKGHMRLHARNIAAAAGATPEQIDEIVQKMIEEKKISLDRAKELLEQI from the coding sequence ATGCCCGACTCTTCAATCTCAAAACTATTTGAAAAATCCAGAAAAGAAAGATTAGATATTGTGGCCAATTTTGCAAATCTAACACCTGATGAAATAGAAACTCTTCAAAATCCAAACGGTGGTATAACATTTGAAAATGCTGATAAAATGGTAGAAAATGCTATTGGGACTTTCTCACTTCCTTTGGGAATTGCAACAAATTTTAAGATTAATGGAAAGGACTACATCATTCCAATGGTAATTGAAGAACCATCTGTTATTGCTGCAGCTTCAAAGGGAGCAAAAGTTGCAAGAATTAAAGGAGGATTTGAAGCTTCTGCAGATGAATCTTACAGTATTGGTCAAATCCAAGTATTAGATGTAGATGTCCCATTAGCAATTAAAAAAATCAATGATTCAATAATAGATATTCTAACACTTGCAAATTCAAAAAGTAATACTTTATCAAAAATGAATAAAGGGGCTAAAGAAGTCTTTTGTAAAGAAATTGATACTCCTAGAGGTAGAATGCTGATTGTTGAATTATTAATTGATGTGGGAGATGCAATGGGTGCTAATGTTACTAATACAATGTGTGAAGCAGTATCTCCATTAATTGAAAAAATCACTGGTGGAAAAACTCTGCTTAGAATATTATCAAATTATTCTACACAAAGAATTGCAAAAGCAAAGGCAGTTTTTGATAAAGAAGCAGTTGGAGGAGAAAAAGTAGTTGACAATATTATCTTGGCCTTTGAGTTTGCAGATAATGACGTGTACAGAGCAGTTACTCATAACAAAGGAATAATGAATGGAGTCATAGCTGCTGCAAATGCAGTAGGTCAGGATAGTAGGGCTATCGAAGCTGCTGCAAATGCATATGCTGCAAAATCCGGCAAATATCACTCACTTAGCAAATGGAGTAAAGACGATCAAGGAAATTTGGTTGGTGTTTTGGAAATTCCTCTTTCAGTAGGCATAGTTGGAGGAATTGCTAATGTTCATCCTGTAGCCAAAGTCTGCTCCAAAATTTTAGGAGTATCGACTGCTCAAGAACTAGCATGTGTGCTTACTGCAACTGGATTAGCACAAAATTACAGTGCAATAAGAGCTCTATCTACTGAAGGTATTCAAAAAGGTCACATGCGTCTGCATGCAAGAAATATTGCAGCAGCTGCAGGAGCTACACCTGAACAGATAGATGAAATTGTTCAAAAAATGATTGAAGAAAAGAAAATTTCACTTGATAGAGCTAAAGAATTACTTGAGCAAATTTAA
- a CDS encoding PQQ-dependent sugar dehydrogenase, producing MDKKIQIIVIVVAITFSVFVLTSPSDPIPLPKPNSNTESDSVNILATNLDKPRSIAVSDDRIFVTEKDGSIRVIQDNTLLESPLAVFRSANVFDGGLLGIALHPDFSNNHYIYVFLTYEEDGNLWNKILQITEKENKLQDAKTILDKIPGSSFTNGGFIKFGPDGKLYIGTGTVSDASHLPQDLNSLSGKILRINDDGSIPIDNPFSNSPVFSLGFRNPQGITWDSDGKMYVAEFGPEKNDEINIVQAGKNYGWPEQECSGGEDYIDAILCYDPSIEPGGILFYSGDKLDFESPFIMASMRAANLYQVDFEEGLSSQKSILSGIGRVRDVVQGPDGSLYLITSNTDGKGFPDSMDDKLLRIIK from the coding sequence GTGGATAAAAAAATCCAAATTATTGTAATTGTAGTAGCTATAACATTTTCAGTATTTGTTCTAACATCTCCATCAGATCCTATTCCATTACCTAAACCAAATTCAAACACTGAAAGTGATTCAGTTAATATTCTGGCAACTAATCTTGACAAGCCTCGATCAATTGCAGTATCTGATGATAGAATCTTTGTTACAGAAAAAGATGGTTCAATTAGAGTAATTCAAGATAACACTCTTTTAGAATCGCCTCTTGCTGTATTTCGTTCTGCAAATGTTTTTGATGGTGGCTTGCTAGGGATTGCACTTCATCCAGATTTTTCAAATAATCATTATATCTATGTATTTTTGACATATGAAGAAGATGGCAATCTGTGGAATAAGATTTTACAAATAACTGAAAAAGAAAATAAATTACAAGATGCCAAAACAATTCTTGATAAGATTCCGGGTTCTTCTTTTACAAATGGTGGATTTATAAAATTTGGACCTGATGGAAAATTATACATTGGAACTGGAACTGTATCAGATGCATCTCATCTTCCCCAAGATCTTAATTCTTTATCTGGAAAAATTTTAAGAATTAATGATGATGGTTCTATTCCAATTGACAATCCTTTTTCAAATTCACCAGTATTTTCATTGGGATTTAGAAATCCACAAGGGATAACTTGGGATAGTGATGGTAAAATGTATGTTGCAGAATTTGGTCCAGAAAAAAATGACGAAATAAATATTGTTCAAGCTGGAAAAAATTATGGCTGGCCTGAACAAGAATGCTCAGGAGGAGAAGATTACATTGATGCAATTCTTTGTTATGATCCAAGTATAGAGCCAGGTGGGATTTTATTTTATTCAGGAGATAAACTTGATTTTGAATCTCCATTTATCATGGCCTCTATGAGGGCAGCTAATCTATACCAAGTTGATTTTGAAGAAGGACTCAGTTCCCAAAAATCAATTCTAAGTGGAATAGGTAGAGTACGAGATGTAGTGCAAGGTCCTGATGGAAGTCTTTATCTTATTACTTCAAATACTGATGGAAAAGGTTTTCCAGATAGTATGGATGATAAACTATTGAGGATAATAAAATAA
- a CDS encoding tRNA(Ile)(2)-agmatinylcytidine synthase — protein MDNQTILNIGFDDTDSPKGMCTTFLAYKVVDMLQKQKTEFLDFPRLIRFNPNIPWKTRGNGAVSLKVKTNDPTKIKNLIKNLISKYSDIKNGANPGLVFFESDSIPDEIKKFSNLALWQLINRKNAKTFAKKNNMEFFYQGNGQGLVGAIGAIGYDFKDHTLELLSYRKKLKFGKERKISTESVKNMQEKTYPYTYNSFDTKKGRVLITPHGPDPVFYGIRGENISSLISATKIIKTKEKLDGYMIFKSNQGTGDHLKNELTADKMKPYASGKIIGIVSNKPRIAKGGHVFFKILSKNNEFWCAVYKPTGMTNVAIQLIPGDKISAGGGVRKASKNYPRIINLEFIKVIHLEKNLTLKNPLCKKCNKNMKSEGVNQGFQCVRCGKKSTKKQTIEIPRKIQKKLYIPMISAHRHLTRPMQRMGINNKKSKFKKSHSWFYVYGN, from the coding sequence ATGGATAATCAAACCATTCTCAATATTGGATTTGATGATACAGATTCACCTAAGGGTATGTGTACAACGTTTCTTGCATACAAAGTAGTTGACATGCTCCAAAAACAAAAAACTGAATTCCTTGATTTTCCAAGATTGATTAGATTTAATCCAAATATTCCTTGGAAAACAAGGGGAAATGGAGCAGTTTCCCTTAAAGTTAAGACAAATGACCCAACAAAGATAAAAAATCTAATTAAAAATCTAATTTCAAAATACTCTGATATTAAAAATGGTGCAAATCCAGGTTTGGTTTTTTTTGAAAGTGATTCAATTCCAGATGAAATAAAAAAATTTAGCAATTTAGCTTTGTGGCAATTAATTAACAGAAAAAATGCAAAAACTTTTGCAAAAAAAAATAATATGGAATTTTTTTATCAAGGAAATGGTCAAGGATTAGTTGGAGCTATTGGAGCAATAGGATATGATTTTAAAGATCACACATTAGAGCTTTTGAGCTATCGAAAAAAACTAAAGTTTGGTAAGGAGAGAAAGATTTCCACAGAAAGTGTAAAAAATATGCAAGAAAAAACGTATCCTTATACATACAATAGTTTTGATACAAAGAAGGGGAGAGTTTTGATTACCCCTCATGGTCCTGATCCTGTTTTTTATGGGATTAGGGGTGAAAATATTTCTTCATTAATTTCTGCAACTAAAATTATCAAAACAAAAGAAAAATTAGATGGATATATGATCTTCAAATCAAATCAAGGAACTGGTGATCATTTAAAAAATGAATTAACTGCTGATAAAATGAAACCTTATGCATCAGGAAAAATTATTGGAATTGTTTCAAACAAACCAAGAATTGCAAAAGGGGGTCATGTATTTTTTAAAATACTTTCAAAAAATAATGAATTCTGGTGTGCAGTTTACAAACCTACAGGGATGACAAACGTTGCAATACAATTGATTCCAGGTGATAAAATCTCTGCAGGGGGTGGAGTAAGAAAAGCATCAAAAAATTATCCTCGAATCATTAATCTTGAATTCATAAAAGTTATTCATTTAGAAAAAAATCTAACTTTGAAAAATCCTCTATGTAAAAAATGTAATAAAAATATGAAATCTGAAGGTGTAAATCAAGGATTTCAATGTGTTCGCTGTGGTAAAAAATCAACAAAAAAACAAACCATTGAAATTCCCAGAAAAATTCAAAAGAAACTTTACATTCCAATGATCTCCGCTCATAGACACCTTACAAGACCCATGCAGAGAATGGGAATAAATAATAAAAAATCAAAATTCAAAAAATCTCATTCTTGGTTTTATGTATATGGAAACTAG
- the dph2 gene encoding diphthamide biosynthesis enzyme Dph2, which produces MIIIDEDRIFKEIEDKKPASVSLNGPDGILPQVQETAINISKRFGIPAYVLADTTWGTCDLNSNGSKVLGAEIQFNIGHTINTESLEKNLVLIDAFDDVEFDSVAKKCTDILRGKTISLVTDSQHLHQVDKVEKILSENGITVKIGKGKGQLNDGQVFGCEFYPATELKKEVDAYVFLGQSNFHAAGIALSTNLPTYVLDPYFNEVREVTEFAQKLKKKATLAIYKAADAKTFGVIVGLKEGQLSKVFALKIKRELEKEGKQVQLFALTDITNERLRNLKGIDAFIQVACPRISTDNQFDKPVLSTPQANALLKILRNESIEGYLEIPHWL; this is translated from the coding sequence TTGATAATTATAGATGAGGACAGAATTTTCAAAGAAATTGAGGATAAAAAACCTGCATCGGTTTCACTAAATGGTCCTGATGGAATTTTACCACAAGTTCAAGAAACTGCGATAAATATTTCAAAAAGATTTGGAATTCCTGCCTATGTTTTAGCAGATACCACATGGGGAACATGTGATTTGAATTCAAATGGTTCTAAAGTTCTTGGAGCTGAAATTCAATTCAATATTGGACATACGATTAACACAGAGTCACTTGAAAAAAATCTTGTTTTAATTGATGCATTTGATGATGTAGAGTTTGATAGTGTTGCAAAAAAATGCACAGATATTCTAAGAGGCAAAACAATTTCACTTGTAACAGATAGCCAGCACTTGCATCAAGTTGACAAAGTTGAAAAAATTTTATCTGAAAATGGGATTACTGTAAAGATCGGAAAGGGTAAAGGACAGTTAAATGATGGACAGGTTTTCGGATGTGAATTTTATCCAGCAACTGAGTTAAAAAAAGAAGTAGATGCGTACGTCTTTTTAGGACAGAGTAATTTTCATGCAGCTGGAATTGCATTATCAACAAATTTACCAACATATGTTTTAGATCCTTACTTTAATGAAGTAAGAGAAGTAACAGAATTTGCTCAGAAATTAAAAAAGAAGGCAACTCTTGCAATTTACAAGGCAGCAGATGCAAAAACATTTGGAGTAATTGTTGGACTCAAAGAAGGTCAATTATCCAAAGTCTTTGCTCTAAAAATTAAAAGAGAGTTAGAAAAAGAGGGAAAACAAGTTCAATTATTTGCATTAACTGATATTACAAATGAAAGATTAAGAAATCTCAAAGGAATTGATGCTTTTATTCAAGTTGCATGCCCAAGAATTTCAACAGATAACCAATTTGATAAACCAGTATTATCTACTCCTCAGGCAAATGCACTATTGAAAATTTTACGAAATGAGAGTATTGAAGGCTATTTAGAAATTCCTCATTGGTTATAA
- a CDS encoding tetratricopeptide repeat protein, with product MTDPKINSILDEANRLFLQGQYKDAITYYDKILNENPKNISSLNNKGYALSKLKDYSSAIACYDEALKISPDDLSVLINKISSLRKQGNFKEALDICEQLLASNPKYNILLYHKERILFSMKNYEESIACCNFILDDYPDNGDVLYDKSCSLIMLSKIDESLDNLEHAITQGAQYKIKAKKSKTFEKLATNHRFQELVS from the coding sequence ATGACTGATCCAAAAATAAATTCGATTCTAGATGAAGCAAATAGATTATTTCTTCAAGGACAATACAAAGACGCAATTACATATTATGATAAAATTCTAAATGAGAATCCAAAAAATATTAGCTCACTTAACAACAAGGGATATGCTCTAAGTAAACTCAAGGATTATTCATCTGCAATAGCATGTTATGATGAAGCCCTTAAAATTTCACCTGACGATCTCTCTGTTTTAATTAATAAAATTTCATCACTGAGAAAACAAGGTAATTTCAAAGAAGCACTAGATATATGTGAACAACTTTTAGCATCTAACCCAAAATACAATATTTTACTCTATCATAAAGAGCGAATATTGTTTTCAATGAAAAATTATGAAGAGTCAATTGCTTGTTGTAATTTTATTTTAGATGATTATCCAGACAATGGTGATGTATTGTATGACAAGTCTTGCAGTTTAATCATGTTATCCAAAATAGATGAATCCCTTGATAATCTAGAGCATGCCATTACTCAAGGAGCTCAATACAAAATTAAGGCAAAAAAATCTAAAACATTTGAAAAATTAGCTACAAATCATAGATTTCAAGAACTAGTATCTTGA
- a CDS encoding zinc-binding dehydrogenase — protein sequence MKALVYEEYTSYDDFAKILKIKDIPIPKPKSNEVVFKVKTAALNYDDIWGMRGKPLAVPLPHISGTDAAGEVTAVGSDVKNIKVGDRVVSHGNMSCRVCKACTSGREYDCKKRTIWGFETGPLWGGYCEYTHLPEVNVVKIPENVSFDDAAAASMTLLTSWHMLVGRAKIQPGQVVLIMGGSSGVGNYGIQIAKLFGCTVIATASPDKLDQLLELGADYAVDHRKENWHKEVRSIAKQIPKQYGDVRGVDVIFEHIGGSHWNKELTLLNYGGTIVTTGATTGYDAKTDLRHIFFKGINILGSTQGTRAELEQGLYWMSQGKIKSIINSVFPLERAVEAHKKMLTGKGLFGKILMKPEL from the coding sequence ATGAAGGCACTAGTTTATGAAGAATATACATCATATGATGATTTTGCAAAAATATTAAAAATTAAAGACATCCCAATTCCTAAACCAAAATCTAATGAAGTAGTTTTCAAAGTAAAAACTGCAGCACTAAACTATGATGATATTTGGGGAATGAGAGGTAAACCCTTAGCTGTTCCATTACCTCACATATCTGGAACAGATGCTGCAGGTGAAGTAACCGCAGTTGGCAGTGATGTTAAAAATATCAAAGTTGGAGATAGAGTGGTATCGCATGGTAACATGTCTTGTAGGGTTTGTAAGGCATGTACTAGTGGACGAGAATATGATTGCAAAAAAAGAACAATCTGGGGATTTGAAACAGGACCTCTATGGGGTGGTTATTGTGAATACACACATCTTCCTGAAGTTAATGTTGTAAAAATTCCTGAGAATGTTTCATTTGATGATGCAGCTGCTGCTTCTATGACACTATTGACATCATGGCATATGTTAGTTGGTAGAGCAAAAATTCAACCTGGACAAGTGGTACTAATAATGGGAGGAAGTTCTGGTGTTGGTAACTATGGAATCCAAATAGCAAAACTTTTTGGATGTACAGTGATTGCAACTGCCAGTCCTGATAAACTAGATCAATTATTAGAATTAGGTGCAGATTATGCAGTGGATCATAGAAAAGAAAATTGGCACAAAGAAGTACGATCAATTGCAAAGCAAATTCCTAAACAATATGGTGATGTTCGTGGAGTTGATGTAATTTTTGAGCATATTGGTGGCTCCCACTGGAACAAAGAATTAACATTGCTAAATTACGGTGGAACAATTGTTACAACTGGGGCTACAACTGGATATGATGCAAAGACTGATCTACGCCATATTTTCTTTAAAGGAATCAATATTTTAGGCTCAACTCAAGGGACCCGAGCAGAACTAGAACAAGGTCTCTATTGGATGTCTCAAGGAAAAATAAAATCTATCATCAATTCTGTTTTTCCACTTGAAAGGGCTGTTGAGGCACATAAAAAAATGCTAACAGGTAAAGGACTTTTTGGTAAAATTTTGATGAAACCAGAATTATGA
- a CDS encoding exosome complex RNA-binding protein Csl4, whose product MSENYVFPGEKIASIEEYEAGFNTFDDGDMVRAATVGEKDIDKENRTASIKHPKMLSIPKVGDIIIGTVAAVMSSMIAVSIDYINGKPTTSKVECVCSTRNLRIRNVALTNDIVTLKIISHLNGTIHAAINEPNLGVLFTKCRKCGGKVVPMRDAIKCTECAWIDERKLSSNFGNGDFVNLRE is encoded by the coding sequence ATGTCTGAAAATTACGTATTTCCTGGTGAAAAAATAGCATCAATTGAAGAATATGAGGCTGGATTCAACACCTTTGATGATGGAGATATGGTCAGAGCAGCAACCGTGGGTGAAAAAGATATCGATAAAGAAAATAGAACTGCCAGCATAAAGCATCCAAAAATGCTTTCTATACCAAAGGTGGGTGATATAATTATTGGTACAGTAGCTGCAGTAATGTCATCAATGATAGCAGTATCAATTGATTACATCAATGGAAAGCCAACTACTTCAAAAGTTGAATGTGTATGCTCAACAAGAAATTTAAGAATAAGAAATGTTGCACTAACAAATGATATAGTTACACTAAAAATTATTAGTCATCTTAATGGAACAATTCATGCAGCAATTAACGAACCAAATTTAGGAGTTTTATTTACAAAATGTAGAAAATGTGGGGGCAAAGTTGTTCCAATGAGAGACGCCATTAAATGTACAGAATGTGCATGGATTGATGAGAGAAAACTTTCATCAAACTTTGGCAATGGTGATTTTGTGAATCTGAGAGAGTAA
- the pheA gene encoding prephenate dehydratase has translation MINVSFQGERGAYSEAAARSFFKEEIQTIPFVSFADVLDSTTKDNTEYSILPVENSIEGSVGESYDLLYSTSLYATGEVYHRIEHCLIGIGKIEDVDTVYSHPQALGQCRKFIEAHNLKTIPSYDTAGSVKIVKELNKKNCACIASKAASKINDVPIIAENIANNLNNYTRFLILSKKETDETGNDKTSIIFSIKHEPGSLYRIIDHFHKNNVNLTKIESRPTKSNTWEYNFYVDFEGHQKNSKISEMLENIKKETLFMKVLGSYRSDKLS, from the coding sequence ATGATCAATGTTTCGTTCCAAGGTGAACGAGGGGCATATAGTGAAGCAGCGGCAAGATCATTTTTTAAAGAAGAAATCCAAACTATTCCCTTTGTTTCCTTTGCAGATGTATTAGATAGCACTACTAAAGACAATACAGAATACTCGATATTGCCTGTAGAGAATTCTATTGAAGGAAGTGTTGGTGAAAGCTATGACTTGCTTTATTCAACATCACTTTATGCAACAGGAGAAGTTTATCATAGAATAGAGCATTGTCTAATTGGGATTGGCAAGATAGAAGATGTAGATACTGTGTATTCACATCCACAAGCATTAGGTCAATGCAGAAAATTCATAGAAGCGCACAATCTCAAAACAATTCCATCGTATGATACTGCTGGAAGTGTAAAAATTGTTAAAGAGTTAAACAAGAAAAATTGTGCCTGTATTGCCAGTAAAGCAGCATCAAAAATCAATGACGTACCCATAATTGCTGAGAATATTGCAAATAACCTCAATAACTACACTAGATTTCTGATTTTATCTAAAAAAGAAACAGATGAGACAGGAAATGACAAGACGTCAATAATCTTTTCAATAAAGCACGAACCAGGATCATTATACAGAATTATTGATCACTTTCACAAAAATAATGTCAATCTAACAAAGATTGAATCAAGACCAACCAAGTCAAACACATGGGAGTATAATTTCTATGTTGATTTTGAAGGACATCAGAAAAACTCTAAGATTTCAGAGATGCTTGAGAATATCAAAAAAGAGACATTATTCATGAAAGTGCTAGGATCGTATCGTTCAGATAAATTAAGCTAG